In Salvelinus sp. IW2-2015 linkage group LG8, ASM291031v2, whole genome shotgun sequence, the sequence tgttctctccttggagcgtgagaatttcactatggctaaactccaaactccccctcagccctgctacctcctcacacaacttttccagAGGCATTTTACTTTATAAACCTTTTacagcagtgggctaaatcagggtcacagagtgattcttggtagtcttaaacaaatctattttgaaacagaagtatacacctcacacacatggttatgggattTTTTTAAAAGAAGacccctgtaccatgtcagatatagagatgaaatgtattcaattgtgagtttgcatcccaatattacactttatatacatttatatatatatatttttttttaatgtaacctttatttaactaggcaagtcagttaagaacaaattcttatttacaatgatggcctacccagaAGACAGAAGACtggaatataacaaaactgtttgacatagaaacattgGATTTATCAaggtttttttaaatcatatttttaaATGATATTAATAACGTTCtgcccatgaggccaaagagggcgcttttggtcattgCCTGTAGGAAATGGGTTCTACAGGCCAAAATAGGAATGTAGCATGTAATGTAGCACCTCATTACAGCAAAATGTCATGTCTCTTTTTATGGTTATCATAAGGACTACAGAATGTGAAATYCTTACCAAGCACCTCCAGGAGTATCTCAACATAAGTCAGAGGGTTGGGGGTGTTTATCCTGAAGTCAAGTGCTTTCAAGATCATCAGCTCCATGTTCATGATAGTTTGTTTGGAAATGCTGTGGCCCATCGAGTGAAGAAACTGCGCTGCTGTGTTGTTGTCAACCACCTGGTAAAGTAAAAGGTGAGAAAAGTATTATTGACATTATGAATGGTGATACAAATGGTGATCtacagattagaggtcgaccgattaatcggcatggcatagctgattaattagggccgatttcaaattTTCACAACAATCGGGAattggcatttttggacgccgattatggccgattacattgcattccacgaggaaactgtgtggcaggctgaccacctgttatgggaatgcagcaaggagccaaggtaagttgctagctagcattaaatttATCTTATAAAacaacaatcaatcttcacataatcactagttaactacacatggttgatgatattactaggttaactagcttgtcctgtgttgcatataatcaatgcggtgcctgttcatttatcctcgaatcacagcctacttcgccaaacgggggaggATTTAAGAAAaacgcattcgcgaaaaaagcacaatcgttgcacaaatgtacctaaccataaacatcaatgcctttcttaaaatcaatacacagaagtatatttttttaaacctgcatatttagttaaaagaaattcatgttagcaggcaatattaactagggtaATTGTGTCAcgtctcttgcgttcattgcagtttgggccgcctggcttgttgcgaactaatttgccagaattttacataattatgacataacattgaaggttgtgcaatataACAGCAATATWtagacttagggttgccacccattcgataaaatacggaacYGTTCCGtgaatttcactgaaagaataaacgttttgttttcaaaatgatagtttccggatttgaccatattaatgaccaaagactcgtatttctgtgtttataatattataattaagtctatgatttgatatttgatagagcagtctgactgagcggtggtaggcagcagcaggctcgtggGCATTCATttaaactttactgcgtttgccagcagctcttagcaatgcttgaatcacagcgctgtttatgacttcaagcatatcaactcctgagattaggctggcaatactgaagtgcctattagaacattcaatagtcaaaggtatatgaaatgcaaatggtatagatagaaatagtcgacgcgtcataattcctaaaATAACTACAATCTAAAAGTTCTTaattgggaatattgaagaactgggaatattgagccaccagctttcatatgttctgagcaaggaacttaaacgttagcttttttacatggcacatattgcacttttactttcttctccaacactgtatttttgcattatttaaaccaaattgagcatgtttcattatttatttgagactaaatagattttatttatgtattatattaagttaaaataaaagtgttcattgttcattcagtattattgtaattgtcattattacaaatataaatatatatatataaattgccAGATTAATcgatatcggcttttttttggtcctccaataatcggtatcggcattgaaaaattataatcggtcaacctctactaCAGATGATAATGAAAAGGTTTCCCAAAACTCACAGCACTGTGCAAAGACAGTTTGCTTGCTATTTGCACacaagagaggagaatgagatggAACTTCTCACTCAGGTTCTCATAAACAAGGTCCTCGTAATTTCTTTTATGGACACCTGCTgcccctgcaggtgtgtgtggtgttgaaaACAGATCCTCCAGGTGCTTTATCATAAACCTGTTAGCAGAAGATACTCATAAAATTGGTCTTATTTTTAATCACATTGACAGATAACTGATAGTTCCTATTTTCAAATCATGAATCCTACCTTTCAAGTAGTTCAACAGCATGATATCCAACCAAGGGGTCAAGTCTTAACTCTTCCGTGACAAGGAAAACACATTCTGTGGGAAACAGAGCCAGAGGTTTTAGGCCTATTCAGATTGGATTTCATGGCCTAGTCCTACGGTTCAAGTCTGTAAATGTTTTAGCTAGACAGTTTATTGTGGTAACTTtcgagcatggcacttgcaacgccagggtcaaatcaaattttatttgtcacatgcgccgaatacaacaggtgtagaccttacaatgaaatgcttacttacaagcccttaaccaacaatgctcccagaagttttaagaaaaaaaagtgtttagtaaaaaatagataagtataaaaagaaaagaaaaaaaaaagtaacaaataattaaactgtagcagtaaaataacaatagcgaggctatatacagggggtcccggtacagagtcaatgtgcaggggcaccggttagttgaggtaattgaggtaatatgtacatgtaggtagtgggttcaattcttgggacagggctcctgagtggcgcagatgTCTAAGGCACTACttcttagtgctagaggcgtcactacagaccctggttcgatcctgggctctATTGCATCCGGTGGTGACTGGGAGTGCAcagttgtccgggtttggccgtgataggctgtcattgtaaataagtatttgttcttaactgacttgcctaaataaatgttaaaaggatcacattttaagctaaataGCAATATATATTGTACAGTGTGGATATTGCTTGTGTTGTTATTATCAgcgcttattttttatttaacctggcaagtcagtttaagaacaaattcgtatttacggCCTACGCCGGCCAAACTGGACGacgcaattgtgcgccgccctatggcactcccagtcaccgccggatgtgatacagcccaggatcgaaccagggtctgtagtgacctcTGGCACTGAGaggtagtgccttagaccgctgcgccacttgggagacaAAATGTTATCCTACTTGCTACTGTGTAGCAGAATAACTTAGTCCAATCGAAGCTAATATGAAAGATCCGACTTTCATCATCTCTTCTGTTTACGACGTGATTCAGTTGTTTATCAGTCGATCAGAAAATCAACAAAATAATAGCACATAACTTATAGCTAGTGTCCATGTACTTATGGATAATTCATATTTACATTCATTTTGACCCTAGTGGCctcgttttttaaatatttgataTTAGATCGGTTTGGTCAACCTGTCACAGGTTACCTGTGAAGCCAAAATAACGTAATGTTACGTAACTTTAGCCTAAACAAACGTGGCGCCATTCGCATTTCCGGTGGCGTGTTCTTGTAATGGCCGTTGCCaaagcacagatagaacaatgagataGTTGACCAAAGTTACGATAAACCGTTAGCCAGCAGCGAGCTAAAAACTTACCTATCAATCTTTTGTCTTTAAAATCCCCACTGTAACGTGATAAATTACTTAGTTTATCTTTGTTTCTGGTATTGAGATTTATGAGAAAGTCTGATAAAATATCAAAAGAAGCTTCACCAAACTTTAGGTTTTTGCTTTGGCTTGGCGAGAATAGGAATCTCTTCGCcatagctaacgttactagctagccAGAAATACAATGgcaagataaaaataaaaaaaactttggattTCGTTGTCCGCGGAGTTAATTTTTGAAAATGCAGTACTTTATTTTGCCATGAGATGGCGGTTGACACACTATAAAAAAAAACGAACCTTTCGCGTCGAAACCGGAAATGTCTGGGTGACCTATTATAGTGTTGCACAAGCAGATCAGGCTGTCGCAAAAATGGCTGACCAGAAACCGACAGTGGATCCCGAAGTCCCTTTTGCAAAGAGGATAGATCCAAGCAAGGAGGATCTTACCAGGGACGAGTTCTACTTTATCAGACAAGTGGAGCTCGCGCAATGGAAGAAGAAATCGCAGCAACTCAGGGGCCGTAATATTGCAACAGGACTTGCTATCGGAGCCATTGTAATGGGTATTTGTATCCTTGCCAAACTCAGTCACAAAAGGTGAACTGCGTAACATGAGCTTATTTGCCACTAAATGGCATGATATAGCGATCCATTGTAATGTTGCCATAACTATTAGCAGTTAAAGTCAACCAGACATTATTCATGCATGTCCTTGAAGCTGTAAGTCATTGTAGATAGGTTATGAAATTCACGTTGTAGTGGTGAAGAACAGCATGACATGTGTTTGCATAACAGCCATGTACTGTAGCAAGCGAGTTAGCTAATTGGATAaccatgtaacgttagctagtagccAAGCAAGGATCTAACTAGAGTTAGCTAAGTAGCTCTCTCATCATGCCACTTTATTACAAGTTGCTACAGTGAAAGCTGGTGATGAGTGTAAAACATGTCTGCCATAAAtgtatgttgatgatgatgaaaaCGTTCATCCTTGTGTTTATGTAGTTAAGCTCGACTATAGCTTCATACCCAGCACATACCTTGCCTCTGTCAACACATTTGCCTTGACTTTGCTCCTCCTAGATGGCTACACGTTTTACTCAGTGAAACAGGAGAAGATTATGGATGAGCTGGATGAGGAGGCCAAGGTCGCGAGAATGGGGGGGGCAAAGACAGGCGCCAACTGACTTGGCGATCAGATGGACTGAGCTCAGATCGACTGTGTGGTGTGCCACTGATCCTATCGCCTGTAGGCCTACTTGTACTGGAAGGGACTAATGCTGACAAATGCTGGTGCTACATCTTATTCCACTGCTAGCCACTGTCAAGGCAGCATCGGACCCTGTTTTGCCCTGGATATGTATACTTTTATGTGGTTGTGTTGCTGACTTAAGTGTCTTCATGGTGATTAAACATGCTTGTCTGTAGAAAGAATTATCTACTGCCCCCGATTACCCCCTTACAATTTCAGGATCCTGGgtcttgttcattaggcaccaagcgGATGGCAACAGGAGGCAACATGTTTTTTAATGATTTCTGGTTTCTTAATGGTACCCCAATGAGTAGGCACCTATTCTCCTTCCTTTTCTTCCCAATYACTAGGCACTTGTGTAGAAATATTTGTATTCCCTTCAAATCAGCATCAAAGGATTTCTCCCAAAACTATAAAACTAATTCAACCTCATGTCTATCAGTAATGTTAATTCTACAGTGGCCTTGAAATAGGTGGGATTAGAAATATAACAGCTCAACTGGGACAAAGAAACATAtttatattgaaatatatttatgTTGATAAAGGATTGAGTTGTACATTTGTTATTATGCATTTGTTTTTTCACAACAATAAATGACATCTTATAGCAAGGTCAGTGTAATGTTTCATACACTGATATTGCCACAGTAGTACGGAAGCGGAGAGGAACACTATCATTATTTCAACTCTGTCAAAATATGATTTACAGAGTTTGTTGTAGCCACCAAAGCTACagagtaaaaatataaaataagacATTGCAAGGAAAAGGCACAGATTGAGCATGGCAGGACAGCAGCTTTGTATGTTAAAGCAATACAATCAACCAACAATCATACATGCATTCAAAAATGTGGATTGTAATcactttttctttctttaaaTATAAATCTTAAGAGTATCATTGCAATAgaattccatatgtgtatttaaGGCAATAGCTAATATGGGCTCACAGTTTAATTCATTTTTTAGGGTAGTCGTACTCTTCCCCACTTGTGCATATAAATATGCTACTTTACCAAAAAGTGTGAGTTACTACTAAAGTAGAATTTACTAAAGTGCATAGGGTGCCTGGTTTATTGCGCATTGCAGCAAGGTTTATCATTGTCAATGTGTTTGCACAAGAAAAGTAGCTTGCCAAAATGTCTTTGATTCATTTGTAAAAGTAATTTACAAATGCATTATTTCATATTTACACATTTACAATCATGGTGAGAACCAGTAGTCTAGACCTATGTTTAATTATTTTGGGAGAAAATATAATCTCAGCTAAAAAGTCAGGAGAGTTGAAAATCATCAACCATAAATtgcctatttttttttaatcgatGTGGCTGATTTGGCAATACTTTCACTTGATTTGTTTTTAAAAGGAGTAGTTTTAGTCTTAGGTATTTGTCATTTATAGAGCTGTATTGTGGCTTGCTTCTTACTGTATAACCTTTTTATATTTCATATGAACACATATAATGTGAAATTCTAAAATATTCTGGAAAGACTGACACCTAAATGATTTCAGTGTTGTAGGTCTACCTATAGTACTGTATATGGTTGTTCGGAAAGCTACTTGTCATAGTGTTGCATTTTATTGATAAATGCTCACTATAATGTATATAAGGTACTGCCTACCATCTTTTAACATCTATGTTCACATCTTTCTACACATTGACAACAGTCGTCCTTCATAATGCTGTTGAATTCATCAGAAATATTGTTGCATCACTATTGTACATTGGAAAACAGGCAGAACTATAACAACATATCTGGACTTCTGTAGTCAGACTCTAGAGGGCAGTAGCGAGCTACAGTCAGCATCAACAGATTCCAAACAGACAGTCAAATGTGCAAAGAGGAGAGTGAATAATCTGAAATACAGCAAGAGTTACTGAGCTTCATCTCACTCCACTGCTCCCAATAAAAATGTGTGCGACAGTCAGATAAGCAGGAAAATAATGATCAACTGCCCCGGCCTCGATCCCATGATCCCAATATTGGAGCTGGAACAACCCTTACTGCTCTGTGGCTACAAGGCAGGACTACAGCTGATCATTAAGGCTCTATGTACAATGATCACACGTTTCTCACTAGCATTGCATAGTATGAAGAATGATGGTGCACTACTTGGGCTAGTACTATTGTGAGCCTTTTATACGCATTAGCTGAGGATTAGGCAGTTTTGAAACTTTTGACCATCTCATTTTAAACACTGTTCTGGTGGCGTCCTAGAACGGGTATGTTGCACTGAACCGTTGAATCTGGCAAGCTTCTCTTGGGGGTGACTGACAGCGGATGACAACGGTTCTGTTGTCCCTTCATAGCAGAGGGCTCAGCGACCTCTGACGGACCTGCGACCTATGATTAACCCTGTGACTATTGGATCAGCAGAGGAGCTTCCTGGTTTCTGGGGGATCTAGGTAAGTCTCCTCCAATGGGGGCCCAGATAAAGGGTTTAGAGGTGATGTCAGTTATTTCCTCCAGCAGGATGGGCATGATTATTTCAGTCACATTTTAGATGAGGTAGTCTGGGCTTATTCTACAGCAAGCATGGTTGAAGATTCTTACTGgtgagagaggagacaaggagatgCAATGATTAAATGTGTAGAGCATCGTGCATTGCACATTAGGATTTCCAGATAAACTTAGATTTTAGACAGCAAAATAAATGTAAGATATGGGTCGTGATTCAATCAGAGGTGCGTTGTAGACAAGCACATTGCACTACCGACAACGCACCTCTAATTCAATCGTGGCCATGCTCTGTGTACAGTAAATAAAGACATAATGAGAGAACTCTAACCATTCTACTGACATCGGAAGCAAAGGTCACCCCTTTAGAGGGCTTCTCcggagagctgctgctgctgttgctgccacCCAGAGAGTTCCTCCTGATGATACCTTGGAGGGGGAGTATGTCCAGGCGCTGCAGGCTGTTTCTGCGGGAGGTGGAGGGGTAACTCCTCTCCTTAGAGATACGGCGTTGGCGACTGGAGAGCATGGCGGCAGGCGAGACAATCCCCGCAGGGGGAACCTTCCCCATCCTCTCATACAGCTCCTCAATCTCCCTCTTCTGGGTGGCCTGGAGACTCTGCACCTGCACCaagtgtctgagagagagagaaagagagagagagagaaacagataggtGAGAACTCTGAGGACTTGTTTAAGTGATTTGGAATAGTTGAGATGCAAGTTGAGTTCAAAATAATCAAACTTGGATTCAAACCCTAAATCGATCTGGAATGAAAATGGGTAAATAACTGGAGAGATGCTGAAGGTGAAACACTCACTTCTCCCTCATCACCTGCAGCTCCTCCCGCATGTCCTCGTCCTCCGAGTCGTCACTGCTCATGTACGTGAAGTTGCGGCTGTAGCTCAGCCACAAGTGGTGCAGGGCCGAGTTGTAGGTAGGGCTCCCTGCACCTCCCTCCCACAGGCCACGCCCCTCTGAATCCACCACCGTGACGGACAGGCCGCTGTCTGCAGACGTACCCATCAGACTGAGGCtacacactctcctcctcctccttcttacTATCTGctgctcttccttctcctcctcatgcTCCTCGTCatcttcttccccctcttcttcctcctcctcttcctgctgctGCTCTTTGGTCCCGGCCCACCCTACCTGGACCTCCCCGTCCTCCTCCACAGGGAGGTGTCGGTctgggggggagagagtgagggaggtgtTCAGGCTTGTATCTGCCCCCCCCTGCTCCTCTGTGCTGCTCTCGGAGGTGGTGGAGCTGCCCACTGACTTGGGCCTGGTGGAGCCTGTGGTGGAACTGCCCACTGACTTGGGCCTGGTGGAGCCTGTGGTGGAGCTGCCCACTGACTTGGGCCTGGTTGGGCCTGGGGTAGAACTGCCCACTGACTTGGGCCTGGTGGGGCCTGGGGTAGAACTGCCCACTGACTTGGGCCTGGTTGGGCCTGGGGTAGAGCTGCCCACTGACTTGGGCCTGGTGGGGCCTGGGGTGGAGCTGCCCACTGACTTGGGCCTGGTGGGGCCTGGGGTGGAGCTGCCCACTGACTTGGGCCTGGTTCGGCCTGGGGAGGAGCTGCCCACTGACTTGGGCCTGGTGGGGTTAGAGCCTTGTCCATCTGGTGCAGCAGGCATAGGGATCTCTATGCTAGGGGTGACCTGGAAACGACCCACTGTGACGGCAGCAGGCGGGGGATCTGTGGGGTGGAGGAGGTTTATGATTAATATCAACACAgtgataattattatttttcacaATCTGCAGTTTGTGTTTACATTCTGTTCCAGTAGTGATATAATTTTCCATTGACATTGACTCGTACTTTCAAATTGATTCAAATGGATAATGTCGTCTCAATCTGAAATGTACTTTAAATGTCAAGCGTGCTGTTACGCGGATCTACCACGGATCGGATAGAATCCTGGCCTTAGTTTCATAACTTTCTGTCAGAAAAACCAATCCAACTGCCATATCTACTGCCAACATCTGGTTGTGTTCATGGTGCCATAAATGGGTGGGAAGCAAGAGCTAGCGGAGGTCTGGCACTAGGTGTAACTCTACTCTACACGGTCGGAAAACAGTTATTTTCTGCTGAATGTGGCCCTGGGATTTCTCAAAAACAGAGCCTGTTCTGTATGTCTGTTGAGCGAAATGGGCTGGGTTGGGTTGCTCGGGTACTGGagctgggtggggtgggggtgtgaaCACAGACAGGTGGGGAGGATGTGGGAGGAGAGGCCTGTAACGAGCGTAGAAGCCTTCTGATTGGTCATTTCTGCTGGGCAAAGCTTCCCARTGgttacacactggttgaatcaacgttgtttccacgtaatttcaatgaaattacgttcaaccaatgtggaatagacgttgaattgacgtctgtaccCAGTGGGTTCTAACTGGTCAATACTGGTAGGCGGGGTATAATCACACCTACCTATTGGTCCCTTATTCAATGGAACATTCCATCCAGACATGTGGTTACGCAACAGATCCCGAGGCACTGCTAGTGCTTATAGGTGATAATGTCACCAAACACTGATGTGGACAGgataaaacacaaaacagaactGAAAACAACAGGAAGAGCCAATTGGCCCTAACACAGTCATCAGGCCTTATTTAGACCAAATACAACATAAAACACTAGAGAAAGGGCCTCGttgagtgtctgtgtatgtctggagtgtgtgtgtttttgtatgtgtgtgtgtctggagtgtGTACTCTGCATTTGTTTAGTGTGCTAACAGAAGCAACATAGGTCTGCCAGCGTCCTCCCCAACCCATCTRCTACCATCAACAGATCAACAGTAAGCTTAGGTAAGGGCCAGTACAATACAGAATACAGCTA encodes:
- the cntd1 gene encoding cyclin N-terminal domain-containing protein 1 gives rise to the protein MAKRFLFSPSQSKNLKFGEASFDILSDFLINLNTRNKDKLSNLSRYSGDFKDKRLIECVFLVTEELRLDPLVGYHAVELLERFMIKHLEDLFSTPHTPAGAAGVHKRNYEDLVYENLSEKFHLILLSCVQIASKLSLHSAVVDNNTAAQFLHSMGHSISKQTIMNMELMILKALDFRINTPNPLTYVEILLEVLGHNYSSIPVEHLHHLSRHVLQFTYLQRTAIYDSLLKATTQCLSPSDEQRKTFVSVTEDCMLLGVGVIAVGAYILNVTNWEQVVEELSHITGISVKSISDFTHVTLMHITKNNSPMVTAT
- the coa3a gene encoding cytochrome c oxidase assembly factor 3 homolog, mitochondrial encodes the protein MRWRLTHYKKKRTFRVETGNVWVTYYSVAQADQAVAKMADQKPTVDPEVPFAKRIDPSKEDLTRDEFYFIRQVELAQWKKKSQQLRGRNIATGLAIGAIVMGIYGYTFYSVKQEKIMDELDEEAKVARMGGAKTGAN